The Deltaproteobacteria bacterium HGW-Deltaproteobacteria-4 genome includes a window with the following:
- the folK gene encoding 2-amino-4-hydroxy-6-hydroxymethyldihydropteridine diphosphokinase: MRAFIAFGSNLGDRHALLLAARQELCSTPGINCVAASSLYESEAYGGPEGQGLYLNAVIEIATTLAPAALLQLLHNIESRHGRIRRERWSERTLDLDLLFYNDLILQTGSLTLPHPRLHERAFVLLPCAEIAPTLLHPVYGRTILQLSEEIEPSGTWLAKQRW; the protein is encoded by the coding sequence ATTCGCGCATTTATCGCTTTCGGCTCCAATCTGGGTGACCGCCATGCTCTTTTGCTGGCGGCGCGGCAGGAACTTTGCTCGACGCCAGGGATCAACTGTGTCGCGGCTTCGTCCCTGTACGAAAGTGAAGCGTATGGCGGACCAGAAGGACAGGGTCTTTATCTCAATGCGGTTATCGAGATTGCCACAACCCTCGCTCCCGCTGCCCTTCTGCAGTTATTGCATAACATCGAAAGCAGACACGGCCGCATCCGCCGCGAACGCTGGTCCGAACGCACCCTTGATCTCGATCTGCTTTTTTACAACGACCTGATCCTCCAGACCGGGAGTTTGACGCTCCCCCATCCCCGGTTGCACGAGCGCGCTTTTGTGCTCCTCCCCTGCGCGGAGATTGCGCCAACGCTCCTCCATCCGGTCTATGGTCGGACGATTTTGCAGTTAAGCGAAGAAATAGAGCCTTCCGGAACCTGGCTGGCAAAGCAAAGGTGGTGA
- a CDS encoding PaaI family thioesterase: protein MTVKESAVSISSTLPPPPNLSGESDWTPFDAPALVGKSLRFVSGDPDGERFRVRYFRNPAQQLRARIWFGPETEGPPGNAHGGAIAAVLDEVLGLAAWATGHRIVVGNLNVSFRGLLPIEQVVTVETDIISVVGRKILVHGRICRGATIYAEGECLCITLPGS, encoded by the coding sequence ATGACCGTCAAGGAGTCTGCCGTGTCGATTTCCTCAACTCTTCCCCCCCCTCCCAATCTAAGTGGGGAATCCGACTGGACCCCTTTCGATGCCCCGGCCCTGGTCGGCAAATCACTGCGCTTCGTTTCCGGTGATCCTGACGGCGAGCGTTTCCGCGTGCGTTATTTCCGTAATCCGGCGCAGCAACTGCGCGCCCGCATCTGGTTCGGTCCCGAGACCGAGGGGCCGCCGGGAAACGCCCATGGCGGGGCGATCGCGGCGGTTCTCGACGAAGTCCTGGGGTTGGCCGCCTGGGCAACCGGTCATCGCATTGTCGTCGGCAATCTTAACGTCAGCTTTCGTGGCCTTCTGCCCATAGAGCAGGTCGTCACCGTCGAGACCGACATCATCTCGGTCGTCGGACGAAAAATCCTGGTGCATGGCCGGATCTGCCGGGGCGCAACTATCTATGCCGAAGGGGAATGCCTCTGCATCACTCTGCCTGGGAGTTAA
- the fsa gene encoding fructose-6-phosphate aldolase, whose product MKFFIDTAEIAEIRAACELGLVDGVTTNPSLIAKSGRIFTEVLAEIAALVDGPISAEVIALDAPGMIAEGRELVKIAKNIVIKVPMTSEGLKATQVFSKEGIKTNVTLIFSALQALLAAKAGATYVSPFVGRLDDIGHDGMDGVDQIKTIFSNYGYDTEIIVASVRSPMHVHNAALIGADICTIPFSVMTQLAKHPLTDIGIEKFLADWQKSKKG is encoded by the coding sequence ATGAAGTTTTTTATCGACACTGCTGAAATTGCCGAAATCCGTGCTGCCTGCGAACTCGGTCTCGTCGATGGCGTTACCACCAATCCTTCGCTGATTGCCAAGAGCGGCCGGATCTTTACTGAAGTCCTTGCCGAGATTGCTGCGTTGGTCGACGGGCCGATCTCCGCCGAAGTCATCGCCCTTGATGCGCCGGGGATGATTGCCGAAGGCCGCGAACTGGTGAAGATTGCCAAAAACATCGTCATCAAGGTGCCGATGACGAGTGAAGGCCTCAAGGCGACGCAGGTCTTCAGTAAAGAAGGGATCAAGACCAACGTCACCCTGATCTTCTCGGCGCTGCAGGCCCTTCTTGCCGCCAAGGCCGGCGCCACTTACGTCTCCCCCTTTGTCGGTCGTCTCGATGATATCGGTCACGACGGCATGGACGGCGTCGACCAGATCAAGACGATCTTCAGCAATTACGGTTATGACACTGAAATTATCGTCGCTTCGGTGCGCAGTCCCATGCATGTGCATAATGCCGCCCTGATCGGTGCCGATATCTGCACCATCCCCTTCAGCGTCATGACCCAGTTGGCGAAACACCCCCTGACCGATATCGGCATTGAAAAGTTCCTGGCCGATTGGCAGAAGAGTAAAAAAGGCTGA